agggtgaaaacaaaaattctctcttcttaatagaaaccaatagaattgttattctagaaaaatatatgtaatagttaagaataaattctctctatttttcagcagaataacaatctctcaaagttgtgttaatagctctatCGGTGccttctatttataggaagaaaaggtaaaacccttgttgagtagtggtttatttcaaatagaaaaacagcTTACTTAGAATAGGACTTCAATGGACGACACCTGCTTAGAATCCATGAGGGGTTTTTTGGCCTTTCTCACATCGAGTACAATTATGAGTACTACCTGGGACTTTTGGACCCAATACTCTGTAATGTTACCTGACTCGATTCAGtatttctatttccaaaaataaactttaatatttaaatataaaaaattttctcatccctattttacccaaaataaaattttgatgattttacccctagtaaaattttgacaattttaaccATGATAAATTTTCAGgaaaatatgttcaataatTCACAAATCAACAtattcactatgaccaaatgatttgttttcattttcgaGCATCAAAACAATcgaaaaacataaactcattctttcgATCATATTTTATGTAGTCCATATATGATTGCAAAtggatcattttcatttccatttctattttggaaacctacatttatttccaaatgattccatttttcCATTTCAGAGGAAACCATAGTCATTCCTAaatttttcccatttttcttttcctattcattccgttcatttctattcaaacacacaattcatttctggtttcaacgagatagcggagggactgattggacatatgtagttaaggctcaaatgatttataattaagtttaagcttttttcctattaattataaactcatttagtcacgaattcattccactatagtatgtGACTGACCTTtccccaacgacataccattatgaaagcaactatcagtgcttgtccaatgaccttgtcataagtgtgttaccctcataggatatcattgatctcttttggataatattcgttctcccaatatgatcctattttatctcatggtaaccattacatcttctgTCGATTGTGAATATGATGTGCGAATTGTGGAAGTgtacacgtcgaatcaagtaataaagtgattaGTGATTATTATTCCCATGAAGATTGGATTACTGCTCTTTTTCTAAGTTATCACAATTGAATAGAAAAGATAAATGTATCAAGTgatgtttaatgaaattaaaatgggaTTAACACATTAGAAGTGAGAGTAATGAAGTATACTAGCAGAGATTACCATTAcaacaaatcaaacaaaagtACTAAGGACTTCAGCAAGGTTGGAATACTGGTTATGAAGGTTAGGATTACTAAGGGATCTATTCTAAGCCGTGAACAATGCCGTCGAAAAACTATGATAAACTTACTGTTCGATATGGTACTACTGTGGTTTACCTCTGTTGAAAGCAAGACCTAGGGTTAATCACCCCTAATGCACTATATGTCTATAGGCTTGGGATTAGAAACTACTATTGAAGCTCAACCCTCTAAATTGTATAAGGTAAGGCTCTATGTTTAGCATTTACATGAGTATTTCACTCAACACTCACTTATATTACCCAACTTTCGTCCAAGTAACCTAATCTTGTCGGTGTCAAGCTACCTTAAGACTTATTAAGCATTCATCAACACTTTCTTAAgcatttaaacaaaaacaaccaTTGGGTAAAGTAGTACAATGAACCATATTAATCCATAAGCATTAATCAAAGTTAAAACATCATCCAAAGCAAACCCCAACTATATTAAGTTGGCTCATGGCTGGGCTATACAAATTCAAGTTGTTTCTGTATCATCCATATCCCAAACTAGCAGTTTAGAACAGAAGAATTGGAACAAAATGTAGAGGAAGAAATCTGGGTTTCAAAACTCCAATCCCCTAACTCGGTGTCTTGTTGCTCATCTTCACCAAAGTTCACAGTCAGCTCAACTTAGCCTTTTGCCACAATGAGACCTCTATTCAAGCTCAGAAAAATTTCCTTCCTTGTTTCCccctttttatttccttttatacTTGGGTTGTCCTCTAGGGTAAAAGGCGTCAGCCAATGATtgtttttttccataattttgaGGTGAATATTCTCCATTACACGTGCATATGGGAGACCAAATGCTGAGTGCTCTCATTACAAACTGGGTGTTTCTTGTTTTCTTCACCAGCATTGTCATGGCAACCAGTCATAATGCCTCGACAAACCTCTATCCTCTACTATCCTTCTCCCTTCTCCCTTAGACCTGCCATTTAGCCATAACAAGACCAttccacaagcaattaaaagTAAAGATGCAATAAAGTAATCACCATCTCATGTTCTTAGATGCACTGCTCGATTGACTAGAAATGATCATGCAATTACCTAAAATAAAGCTAATTTtacttaagtaaaaaaattaattaagtctaAACGAgtgaattataactattttcaagagttatcacccCCAAACCTTAATTATTGATTTTCCTCAAGCAATGCAATGCAACCTAACAACTAATGCATGCTCTAATGCACTTCATTGACTGCATTTATTCTATTGAGTTGACTAAACATTGCCAAATTTAAGTCTTCAGAATACCCTACACTCAAGAAAATGTGCATTCTGTCCAATAAAAactcatcaaatccataaatgcaAGAACCTTTCCCTAAAATCAGAATTTCCTAAAGTGCAACTGTGTGCATTCAATTGTATATAGTCAATTCTTAAACAACTTAAGAATTCTTAGTCTAACTCACTTATTGTGGCGCTCAACTTGACTTTAGCTAATACTTCTCCCATTTATTGCTTCACTCTTTGTTTTTGGAAATTCATCTCATCACACATGCCTTTCTAGTTGGAGTTGCAGATGGAGCACACACGAAACTCCCAAGCTACTTAGCATAACCATGATTTGAAGTTATTTTCTTCACTCATGTTTCCAAACACCTTTCTACTTAAAAGTGAAGATGGAGCAAACACCAAACTCCCAAGCTACTTAATAGTCTTCTACAATGAAGTGTCCCAAAATTACTTTATGGTACTCTTATTAGAAACTTTTTTTGACCCAAACACCAAACTCTTGTGTTGCTTAATGAGCAGAACTTGGAGTCTTTATACAAAACTTAGCTTACCAATTTATGCTTTTGGGAGTTTAAATTTAGCCTTTCATTTGCTACATTTGTGCATTTCAgcttaatgatttttataagaAACTGTGAGTTTTAGTCCAAAAATTCCTAAGCTCATTAAGGATTGAATGAATACAATATAAGTGTCATAGATATGATAGAGAATCCTAACATTAGGAGTCGATTCTATTCGTTTCCTTTCTATatcttgcaaaaaaaaattaatgactaTTTTCATCATTAGAGTTCACTAAATTAGCTATCATGCAATCAACTCAATAATGCTATAACAAACTATTATTTATTCCAGAATGCATGAAATGTTATGGTAATTAAGTATGTCTATAAGGATAAGATATAACAACAAATGATGCAATGTgaaactaaaatctaaaatacgtgctacacccccaaacctaagggatgtattgtcctcaatgcatgagacttaaatttaaaaaaatgcagtgtaatttatttatttaacagaGGGTAAAAGAAACTCACTAACAGCTTGTGGTGATGGTATTTCACTGCCTGTGGGTTGATTTTCTTGCTATACGCTTGTATCTTAGCTTTAtttcaaatgattaaatagGTGGTTCCTTTTCTTCCTTGTCAAACTTGGTAATCTTATCAATGATTCGATGGATTTCACAGTCTTATTCGGGCAGGGCTTCTAATGGCAGAGATGGGATAGCTTCAGTACTATCCTTTTATGGTACAAGTGTAGGGGTGGTTCCATTTTGTTCTTCTTCCTTGCCTCCAGTATTCACTGACTTTGTTTTCTCTGGTTCCTCCTCAACTGCTTTCCCTTTTTCAGGATTTTCTTTGTAATTCTTGTAAAATCtgtaaactaataaaaaataaccagaATTGGAAATAACATCAAGTAATTAAAGATGAAAActatgaaaacaaaattaaagtaaagcaactaaagaaaataaagacatGAAAGAGATGTTGAGCTTAAACATTTTTAAGGTCAATGGATTATTTGTCTCGATTTACATGAGCACCCCAATAGTGCTTTTAACGTTGTCCACTGACTTTAAGTGTGATCCCCGTCTGTATATCCTTGACATCCACTGCTCCATGAGGGTATACTTTGGCTACTTCAAAGGAACCTGACCAACAAGATTTCAGTTTGCTAGGGAATATTTTCAACCTTGAGTTGAAAAACAACACATGTTGTCCTGGTTCAAATTGTCGTGGCATAATTCTCTTATCATGCCAACACTTGGTCTTCTCCTTATAAAGTTTAGCACTCTCATACGTTTGTGCCCTGAATTCTTCCATTACATTTAATTCAAGCATTCTTCTAGTACTAGCAGCTTTTCAAATCATGTTCAATTGCTTTACAGCCCAGTATGCCCTATGCTCTGACTCAACCAAGAAATGGCTTGGTTTTCCGTAGACGAGCTTGAATGGTGACATTCCTAATGGGGTTTTGTAAGAAGTGAGATACACCCATAAAACTTCATCCACTCTTAAGGACCAATCCTTATGATTTGGATTAATAACTTTCTCTCTGGTTAATTTCCCTGTTGGAAATTTCAACTTGCACGTTCATTTATGGATGATATGTCGTGGAAATCTTTTGTTTTACTCAGTACCTTTTTAGGGCATTGGCAACTAGCTTGCAATTGAAGTGAGATCCCTCATCACTAATGATGGCTCTAGGCGTACCGAATCTCATGAAGAGGTTCTTGTGTAGGAACTTCATCACTGACCTGGCATCATTTCTAAGTAGAGCTATGGTTTCTACCTATTTGGAGACATAATCTACTACCATAAGTATGTATAAATTATCGAACGAGGGTGGAAACAGACCCATAAATTCTATCTCCCAAACATCGAACAACTCAATTTCCATAATATTTTACAGTGGCATTTCATGTCTCCTTGATAGGTTGCATGTTCTCGGACAACGATTGCATGTCTTATAAAATCCATGGGCGTCTTTGAACAAATTCAGCTAATAGAACCCAGATTGGAGTACCTTTGCTACGGTTCTTACTCCTCCAAAATACCCTTTATACGTTGCTGAATCACAATGTTGTAATACACTATTCATTTCTTCATTAGGAATACatctttgaattatttgatcAATACATTGCTTATATAGATAAGGCTCATCCCAATAGTAGAATCTTCCATCATTCAAGAATTTTCATTTGCCCTAGCTATTCAGATTAGGTGGAAACAGTCCACTAACTAAGAAGTTTACAATATCGATACCAAGGCAATGTCATGCCAATTAACAACTGCTCGTCTGGGAAATCGTCCTTAGTAAGCTTGATATTACCGTCTTCATTTCTATCTTTTAATCTTATAGATGATCTGTCACTTGATTTTCAGTTCCCTTTTTGTCTCGAATCTCCAAATCAAACTCTTGCAGCAAGAGTATCCACCGAATCAGTCTTGGCTTTACATCTTTCTTAGTTACTAAATACTTAATGGCAGAATGGTCTGTGTAAACCGTGACTTTGATACCAGGTAAATATGACCATAATTTATTGAATGCAAATACCACAACCAAGAATTCCTTTTTCAATGGTGGTGCAATTAAGCTACGCATCAGTTAGAGTCTGACTGGCATAATAGAttgcatgaaatattttttctttcctttgccCCAATACTACTCCCACAGCATAATCACTGGCATCACACATGAGCTCGAATGACAATGTCCACTTAGGAGCTATTACAATTGGTGCAGCCACCAGTCACTTTTTTAACTCCTCGAAAGCTAACAGACAAGGTTCACCAAAGATGAAAGGTTTATTTTGTTCCAACAAGGCACAGAAGGGTTTAGAGATCTTAGAAAACTCTTTCATAAGTCTCTTATAGAATCCAACATGCCCTAAGAAACTCCCCATTCCCTTAACACTCATTGGAGGTAGCAGCTTCTCAATCACTTCGATTTTTGCCTTATCAACTTCGTTTCCTTTATGGGAAACCTTATACCCTAGGACAATGCCTTCtcttaccataaaatgacacttCTCCCAGTTTAAGACGAGGTTAGTCTTCTCGCAGTTTTGAAGTACCAATTATAAGTTGTGCAAACAACCTTCAAAGTCATTCCCAAATACCGAgaaatcatctataaacactTTGAAGAAATTCTAAACCATATCCGAGAATATGGAAATCATGCACCATTGGAATGTTGCTAGTGCATTACATAGACCAAAAGGCATTCTTCTGAAGGTGAATGTACTATATGGATAGGTGAATGTTGTCTTTTCTTGATCCTCTAGGGAAATTGTAATCTAATTGTACCTAGAGTATACATCTAAGAAATGGTAGAAGTCCTTTCCAGCTAATTGGTCTAACATTTGGTCATTGAAGGGTAGTGGGAAATGGTCCTTCCTTGTGGCTTTGTTGAGCTGGTGATAGTCCATGCAGACTCACCATCTTGTGTCAGTTCATGTAGGTATAAGCTCATTATTGTCATTATTGACCATGGTGACACCTCCCTTCTTTGGCATACATTAGACTGGACTCACCGAAGAGCTGTAGAGATTGGGTAGATAATGCCAACATTCAACCATTGATTATCTCCTTCTTCACCCCCTCTATCATAATGGGTTCAACCTCTTTTGCTGCTCAATAAAATCGCCATGGCAGTCTTCCAGCAGAATTTTAAGCATGCAGAGTGTGGGGCTGATTCCTTTAATATCTGTAATTGTCCAACCTAATGTCTTTCTAAATTTCTTATGCATGGCTAACAACTTAACCTCTTACACATCAGTCAACCTAGCAGCCACAACCACGGGTAGCGTGTTATCCTTTCCTAAATATGCGTACTTTAACTATGAAGGTAGATGTTTTAACTCTAAGGTAGGTGGTTCTTCTATGGACAATTTAGAAAGGCTGAAAGTTCGAACAGATAAATCTATCACTACagcaaaataggtttttagtGGCCTTTTTTTGGGCTTATAGCGGCGCTTATAAGCGCCTCTAAAACAATTTGCGCTGTTTTAATAAGCGCCGTAAAAAATGTTGCTATAGATAATGCAACTAAATTTTATGCCATTTATGtggaaaaatgccgctaaagaacatgacctttagagGTGCTTTCCccacaaacgtcgctaaagaacaggacctttagcggcgcgttccccacaaacgccactaaagaacatgacattTAGCGGTGCTttccccacaaacgccgctaaattaCATGTTCTTTAGCAGTGCTTTTCCTAAAAATGCCAGTAAAGGTCAACGGCATTtgtggtaaaagcgccgctaaaagtcaaaTTCTGTTGCGACATTTATGGAAAAACACCACTAACTTCTTTGCTGTTTGAAGTGGGATATCCACCACTATCTAGTTGCTTCTTTGCTTTTAACGttctttcatattttacatTGAATGTTCCTCATAATTTGTAGTTCTGGTGATTTTTCTTCATCATTTACCTTTACTTTTTGTTCGTATAGTAATATCAACTGTAGCACTCCCtatgaaattagttttgtttataagaattataaataatgtgttgaaattcaatttattatgacagtttaaataaaattcagtttaaaatttttctaccAATCAAAAACAGCAAACAGTAAATACCAACTTTCTTCCTTTCACTGAAAAATGATGTTCAAAATTGTTACATTGAACTAAAAAAATGCAAATCTCATATATCACCAGGATCTTAaggatttttaaataattaatcaacAACGAAAATAAGCATTCTACTCTAAACAGGTTCATCATTGCTACGATGGAGATTTGATACCTTATTCGGTTTCCCTTCAACATCTGCTTCAGTAGCTGTATCCTAACATAATCAACGAACCCGACATATTAgcatacaaaatataaagaacaagaaAGTGTTCCATTACTAATACTAGTGGTAAATTTTATGCACTTATGGAAGGTTTAGGGGAATCTTTCACCTGAACTATTTTCCCAAAAAGCTTAATACTTGTGGAAGGTATAACAGGTGTTGCATTGCCTTCACCAAAAACAAAGTCCTTGAAATCTGCATTGAGGTTATGGATCAtacatgaaagaaaaagaaattagagTCATAAAGGTTAGAAATAGTAGTTTACAAAATAAAGGCAGAGATTTAACCCTATAATTTTACCATGGACAGAATGTTCTCCGCATCTGATTGACCAAATATTTTCATAGATGACAAAAAGGGTTTCTCTTCTTCAACAGCCAAGTTAGAGGTTGCATAGTCAGTTTCCTTTTTAAAGGGGATGTATTGATTGACTGCAAATTCGTAGTACAAGAAGTTGGAAAAGAACATCCTTTCTGTTGCTCCAAGGCAGAAGACCCCATTGCATCAGATAAAACTGACGTTGGTGATTTGTTATCTTGTTCTCTAAAAAATTGGTTAGGGGATGGAGATCTCTCTGGTTGAGATGCTGGTGGCTTTCCTTTCACCAAATCCACAGATTTGAGGGGATATGGATGTACTGGCTTTCTTTTAGGACGAGGAGGCGGTATCACTATTGGTTTAATGGAACCATCAAAGCCACCATTTGACTATCGGACAACCTAGAACCACAATCAGAAAGTACGCATATGAGAAACAGACTGACTAGGAGAACCTGCCTATGATTATACACTTTGCAAGGTAATAAAACatacaatgcattttcttaatcaagatataaaacatttacttaatcaaggaaaTCTTGTAATGAACTCAAAGCAATGAACCTTAGAGAAAAACTTTTGAGCATAGCTTCAAATTTGAACTGCAGATTTGGTGCCTACATGCTCTGGATGAAAATAAGAGTAACTTAAACTGTTCAAACCATAGTGAACATGACAAATATAAGTAAATCAGTTCAACTCATTGTGCACTTACCTTCTATTTGGTGCCAGCCACAACCATACAACCTTAAAGCTTCAAGAAACCTCTAATGCTCTTCCTCAGTCCATTTCTCATTTTGTTTAGTTATAGTGTAGGGTTTTCTACCTTATTTTAACAGGAAAGAATGAATGTGAGATATGAGTATATATCCATGAAAAGACTAACAATAATATGTTGGAAGTAGTCTTGAAAGGAAAGTATAATTAAACAGGTAACATGAAGAATGGAACCTTGGGTGTGTGCTCATGATTAAATGTGTATAACTCCTGCAACTGGTTCAATATCTTAGattaggcgcatatgccaaattTAAAAGCATTGGGCGATGTTTTgtcttcaatttggtcctacATCAGAATTTCCAATAGTAATTAAACAAGGAAAGATCTCACTTTCAAGTAACAATTTTTTGTACTAAAACCTATGATAATTCACATTGAACCATATTCACTTCTACAAAGATATATTTAcgtataaaaaagaaaacacaccATTCAAAAGAACAGGAAAATCATGTGATTCCAAAACTTGCAATAATCCATAAAACATGGAGCAGTTCCATTACTAATCATGTTAGATTCAGAAGTGCAAACCTGAATTATCCATGGGGTTCCTAACAAGCACGGGCTCGGGTTCCTTTATTTCCATAACCACACAATCGGACATCAAGAATGTCTTGGCCACTGATGTTGCATGCTCCAAGCAACATCTGGCTACctataacaagaaaaatataatcatCAAAAACTGGGATTTGAACACAAATCCTTTCCTTGAATTCCCTCTAGGCTTCCTTTTTACCGAATATTCTTGCAATCCAtggatataaaaattttattttagtcccaCTAGCTTTAAAAACACTAGGGGTTAAAATTGTAAACTAGGGACAAAGGTATTTGGCAGGCGAGCATTCAATTAAAATGGAGCCAAGCACTTAACAAGGGAACTAACCTTGGTTTAGGGTTATTGACCTTaacttttattgaccttagggactgaatgaggcctaagggtgagctaatgaaCTTTATAAGTGTATAGGAGACCATGAAAAGGCATACTAAATATATACCGATCGCTATGTCGCAACATAAGGAGCAGAATAGAGAAATCATGAAACTGccttcgatgtcgtgacacagccTAAGGGTGTCGCAACATACCCATAAAGATATTCCAAACAGGAGTATACTGACTCCTATGTTGCGACACAGGTCTTGGTGTTTCGTGACATCGACTCTGAACGATAAATAATACGAGCCAAGGGGCATTTTGGTtcgcacaatcaaacttaaagctcaagAATGTCAGCTAAACTTAGGGTTAAGCAAGACGGCCACCTAagatctataaataggctcatttttCACTTGTAAAAGACACCAATTACTTAGCTTACTTTTCTGCTTTTAATTTCAGTTTagcttttcttcctttttaggttttagatttatttttcaagttgttCTCATTTATCTTGAGATATCTGATTTGTGGAGAAAGTCAAACTTTATGGATTCGATTAATTCTTAATACAAATCAGGCATTTTCTTAAATTCTACACTTCAAttcatttatcatgttttctctttacatcaatttcatattgtttatgaaaaccatgaggaactaatccttctatggggaATTAACGAGTAGAGGTATGATCCATTAACTGTTTTGTAGGTTTACTCAATGTATCTTctatttgggaaaggaaaaacttaaaaacataagcctgacaaccctaggaagtaatcaaGGTAGGAATTAatccaaaattggtatggcctatccatgaacaccttcaccccaaaTTGAGTGGAAGATCGGAAGGTCCTGTTGGGATAGCAGCTAGTTGATTGATGAGGAACTCAGAGCGACAGTTGATGGGAAATACCggagcaagctaatcacccataatcagatttgatttaTCCTATTTTTTGGTCTCTTGAATTTTacttgtttatgttatttttttttattattataaaaatcttaaaaactcTCTTTTATTACCATCAtactataactaaattaaagtacaaattAGATCTTTcggtgtttaggttaaaattaatCTAGCACTTGCCTCCCTTAGGTACggtcctcggagtactcacctactctgttgtaactatattataactggacccgtatacttgcaaaTACCATCTTATATATCTATATCTTTTGctgtagtattcacactctagagCTTAGTACGTCCGAAGGTAGTCAATGATCTATTATGCTTGGGTCATGTCTAATGTACTGTTAGTCCAGTCAaccacatctatgtctctatcttcttgGAATCATTcactccgatgcccaagacaatacatctccccaattgcaattgatagacaacatattaaaCTTTCAATCGCTTTGCTCAATtttgattagactaaggacatttTTAGGTTCGTCTATTAATACAAGTTGTATTTCTGTACTACgatctgaccacgtaatactgcttagtattagttaaacatttaaatgagcaacatttgtttctattttgctttacatgcaaaaactATGTGAGgacaataatacaaagtatattaatttaattcatgaataattttattaatcaatcaattcaaaaaaattacaagtttacaaaagAATATACTACACTAACGTCACCAGATCCAACAACCAGAGGCAAAATAAGGTAGAAGGAAAGGAAGGAAGATCCCCTACACAACAATAGTCTCACCAATATTTATAGCTCATATCTCTGATAATAACTTGCACGTGGCTATCATGCAAAGCTGACTCACCACCTTATTATGGCCAACATAATAATTTCTAGACAAATCCTACATTAAATATCCATTGCACTTTAGTTAACTTTTAACTAGATCTTAATAAGAAACTAACTAAAACTGTACAATATACTCACGTGCTCATACAAAAGACTATCAGATCCACAACCTATCAATCCGTCAATGGCAGATACTAGCATGAAGGTCACACACAAAACATACCCAGAGAATCTGCTGATTGGTGGTTCCCTATTTCAACCACGCCAAGACATAAAGACATGAAACCTATACTTTACCAAAAGACAGATCCTTCATCCAAGTTATTACAGACCTACTTGGTTAGCTAAATAGTTTGCCAATCATGGCACGACAACAAAAACTTAACACAACACTAGTGGATAGGGTATAAATCAGCCATCTCTGGCTTATACTTAGCCAAAAATCCACCACAACAAAGACTACACTGGGCAGGATGCTAAACCCTCCCACCCTCAAAAAGAATCTCATCCACGGAATTTTGACCATCAAGCATAACATCTTCAAGAATTCTCAAATCACAAGCATTGATCGATACTCTCGAGCCGA
The Gossypium raimondii isolate GPD5lz chromosome 8, ASM2569854v1, whole genome shotgun sequence DNA segment above includes these coding regions:
- the LOC105793180 gene encoding uncharacterized protein LOC105793180; this encodes MEEFRAQTYESAKLYKEKTKCWHDKRIMPRQFEPGQHVLFFNSRLKIFPSKLKSCWSGSFEVAKVYPHGAVDVKDIQTGITLKVSGQLYRFYKNYKENPEKGKAVEEEPEKTKSVNTGGKEEEQNGTTPTLVP